The following proteins come from a genomic window of Rhodoligotrophos sp. CJ14:
- a CDS encoding ABC transporter permease, which yields MAFIIPALALLIGAFLLPLAYVLYLSFGGDAPTFANYTALLSRPLYVRVLWNTLEISVLSTAFTLLLGYPIAYHLAAQPPRRRAMLTILVLLPFWTSILVKSFAFTILLGESGLVNQIIRLVLGAQAGLPLLFNRAGVVIGMTHFLLPFMVFTLLASLVTQNAEYRRAAEIMGASRLRIFWSIVFPLSLPGVMAGTLLCMILSMGMFITPALLGGRGDLMISNLVEFHVRETLNWPAASAIAVCLLVVTAIFTLLLARVRGGQLFGETA from the coding sequence ATGGCTTTCATCATTCCGGCCCTGGCGCTCCTGATCGGCGCATTCCTGTTGCCGCTGGCCTATGTGCTCTATCTCAGCTTCGGCGGGGATGCGCCAACCTTTGCGAATTACACCGCGCTGCTGTCGCGGCCGCTTTATGTGCGCGTGCTCTGGAACACGCTGGAAATCAGCGTTCTGTCTACCGCCTTCACGCTGCTCCTAGGCTATCCCATAGCCTACCATCTCGCGGCCCAGCCACCACGGCGCCGCGCCATGCTAACCATCCTGGTTCTGCTGCCATTCTGGACCAGCATTCTCGTGAAAAGCTTCGCCTTCACGATCCTTCTGGGTGAAAGCGGCCTGGTCAATCAGATCATCCGCCTCGTGTTGGGTGCCCAGGCGGGCTTGCCGCTTCTCTTCAACCGCGCCGGCGTCGTCATCGGCATGACCCATTTCCTGCTGCCCTTCATGGTGTTCACCCTGCTCGCGAGCCTGGTCACGCAGAATGCAGAATATCGGCGCGCGGCCGAGATCATGGGCGCAAGCCGGCTGCGCATCTTCTGGTCGATCGTCTTTCCCTTGAGCCTACCAGGTGTGATGGCGGGAACCCTGCTCTGCATGATCCTGTCCATGGGCATGTTCATCACGCCAGCCCTGCTTGGCGGACGCGGTGATCTCATGATCTCCAATCTGGTGGAGTTCCATGTGCGGGAAACTCTGAACTGGCCTGCCGCCTCGGCCATCGCGGTGTGCCTTCTGGTTGTGACCGCCATTTTCACCCTGCTGCTCGCGCGGGTGCGCGGCGGTCAGCTGTTTGGAGAAACGGCATGA
- a CDS encoding ABC transporter ATP-binding protein — MNEMVRLSGVAKNYGEVTALRPTDLVIGQGEFVTLLGPSGSGKTTILNLIAGTIQPSAGRIWIHGRDVTSTPANQRQLGMVFQNYALFPHMTIKENIAFPLKIRRMTKAEIDREVARVLELVKLPQVADRKPKELSGGQQQRIAIARSLVYHPDLILMDEPLGALDKKLRDQMQLEIKRLHETLRMTVLYVTHDQEEALVMSDRVCLMNNGQIEQIGTPEDLYFRPRTVFSADFLGESNILEAEVLSGGPACRLRISGETVVGDVRGCAASPGTRIQVLIRPENVRLAGESGGRESILQGTVDEVIFLGGVTNLRARLANGAMVIAKNLTRREGTDWAKGMPVRLTFDAGDVVVLEGSGQEAETVPVVPRTAAE; from the coding sequence ATGAACGAAATGGTGCGTCTTAGCGGGGTTGCGAAAAACTACGGCGAGGTGACAGCCTTGCGCCCCACCGACCTCGTCATAGGTCAGGGGGAGTTCGTCACGCTGCTCGGCCCCAGCGGCTCGGGCAAGACCACGATCCTCAATCTGATCGCCGGCACCATCCAGCCGTCGGCGGGAAGGATTTGGATTCATGGGCGCGACGTCACCAGCACGCCCGCCAACCAGCGCCAACTCGGCATGGTTTTCCAGAACTATGCCCTGTTTCCGCATATGACCATCAAAGAGAACATCGCCTTTCCCCTGAAGATCAGGCGGATGACCAAGGCGGAGATCGACCGCGAGGTTGCGCGGGTGCTCGAGCTTGTGAAGCTGCCACAGGTTGCCGATCGCAAGCCGAAGGAATTGTCCGGTGGCCAGCAGCAGCGCATCGCCATTGCCCGCTCGCTGGTTTATCACCCCGACCTGATCCTCATGGACGAGCCACTTGGCGCCCTTGATAAGAAGCTGCGCGATCAGATGCAGCTGGAGATCAAGCGGCTGCACGAGACGCTTCGGATGACCGTGCTCTATGTCACCCACGATCAGGAAGAGGCGCTCGTCATGTCGGACCGCGTGTGCCTCATGAACAATGGGCAGATCGAGCAGATCGGCACCCCGGAAGACCTATATTTCCGGCCTCGGACGGTCTTCTCTGCCGATTTCCTGGGTGAATCGAACATTCTCGAGGCCGAGGTGCTGAGCGGCGGGCCAGCCTGCCGGCTGCGGATATCAGGCGAGACGGTGGTCGGGGACGTGCGTGGCTGCGCAGCATCGCCCGGTACCCGGATACAGGTGCTGATCCGGCCTGAAAATGTTCGCTTGGCTGGAGAGAGCGGGGGCCGCGAGAGCATCCTGCAAGGCACGGTCGACGAGGTGATCTTCCTCGGCGGCGTCACCAATCTGCGGGCCAGACTAGCAAATGGCGCAATGGTCATCGCCAAGAATTTGACCCGGCGCGAAGGCACTGATTGGGCCAAGGGAATGCCCGTGCGGCTAACCTTCGATGCGGGCGACGTGGTCGTTCTGGAAGGCTCAGGGCAAGAGGCCGAGACGGTTCCGGTTGTGCCGCGCACGGCCGCCGAATAG
- a CDS encoding enoyl-CoA hydratase/isomerase family protein, which produces MSFETIETRTDGNIGFIKLNRPQVLNAINKQMKQEMREALTQHMENPRVAVVVLHGEGRAFSAGFDLKESAQADTQGNEEWRQRLQQSFDFIMQFWDAPKPSIAAVHGFCLAGAFELALACDMTVAAQGTRFGEPEVRFGSGIVALLLPWMTTPKFAAELLLTGNDQIDAERAMQMGIVNHVVPQGQELEKAVALARDMAAAAPLSVQLTRRAMHRGFEMMGMRQALLAALDTDVLIEATGGPERAEFNRIRKEQGLKAALEWRDARFDAA; this is translated from the coding sequence ATGAGCTTCGAGACGATCGAGACGCGGACGGACGGCAATATCGGCTTCATCAAGCTGAACCGCCCGCAGGTGCTGAACGCCATCAACAAGCAGATGAAGCAGGAAATGCGGGAAGCGCTCACTCAGCATATGGAAAATCCGCGGGTGGCGGTGGTGGTACTTCACGGTGAGGGGCGTGCATTCTCGGCCGGTTTCGATCTCAAGGAGTCGGCGCAGGCGGACACGCAAGGGAACGAGGAATGGCGGCAGCGCCTGCAGCAGAGCTTCGATTTCATCATGCAGTTCTGGGATGCGCCGAAACCATCGATCGCGGCAGTGCATGGTTTCTGCCTTGCCGGCGCGTTCGAGCTGGCCCTGGCCTGCGATATGACGGTGGCCGCGCAAGGCACCCGTTTCGGTGAGCCGGAGGTGCGCTTCGGGTCGGGCATCGTGGCCTTGCTGCTTCCCTGGATGACCACCCCGAAATTCGCGGCAGAACTGCTGCTGACCGGCAATGACCAGATCGATGCCGAGCGCGCCATGCAGATGGGCATCGTCAACCATGTCGTGCCGCAAGGGCAGGAGCTGGAAAAGGCGGTTGCGCTGGCCCGCGATATGGCTGCGGCAGCCCCTCTATCCGTGCAGTTGACCAGGCGGGCCATGCATCGCGGCTTTGAGATGATGGGCATGCGCCAGGCGCTGCTCGCCGCCCTCGACACTGACGTGTTGATCGAGGCCACTGGCGGCCCAGAGCGCGCCGAATTCAACCGTATCCGCAAAGAGCAGGGCTTGAAGGCCGCATTGGAGTGGCGCGACGCGCGGTTTGACGCCGCGTGA
- a CDS encoding ABC transporter permease: MSFSLLKGDRAFSSEVGAGSRKEDAAKSRVKEKPQRSSVPSAPVRAMAWLAYAFLLLPSLIVLPMSFGDKDELIFPPRSFSLYLYRQYFFESNWMAATFESLQVAIATAILSLILGVGAAYGLSRHTFLGKKAVTVFLLSPIFVPTIVVALALYLYLGIARITGTTIGLIICHTVVTVPFVIVTALAGLRHVDRNLETAATVMGAGRITVLRKVTLPLLRPTIVAAGLFAFLISFDEVVISYFVSSVRTQTLPVKMYSTIHWEISPVLAAISTLLTVLSLAICLLVASMQRER, from the coding sequence ATGAGCTTCAGCCTGCTCAAAGGAGACAGAGCATTTTCAAGCGAAGTGGGTGCGGGTTCGCGTAAAGAAGATGCTGCCAAGTCGCGCGTGAAGGAAAAGCCACAACGCTCCAGCGTGCCCTCGGCACCGGTCCGCGCCATGGCTTGGCTGGCTTATGCGTTTCTCCTGCTGCCAAGCCTGATCGTGCTGCCAATGTCCTTCGGCGATAAGGACGAGCTCATCTTTCCGCCGCGGTCCTTCTCGCTTTACCTCTATCGACAATATTTCTTCGAATCGAACTGGATGGCGGCCACGTTCGAAAGTCTCCAGGTAGCGATTGCGACCGCTATCCTCTCCCTGATCCTAGGCGTCGGCGCGGCCTATGGTCTTTCCCGACATACGTTTCTCGGCAAGAAGGCCGTCACTGTCTTCCTGCTGAGCCCCATTTTCGTGCCGACCATTGTCGTCGCGCTTGCGCTCTACCTCTATCTTGGCATCGCCCGCATCACCGGCACCACCATCGGGCTGATCATCTGCCATACCGTGGTGACGGTGCCCTTCGTGATCGTGACGGCGCTTGCGGGCCTGCGCCATGTGGATCGCAACCTGGAGACCGCGGCGACAGTCATGGGCGCGGGACGGATCACCGTATTGCGCAAAGTCACGCTGCCGCTGCTGCGGCCGACGATCGTCGCAGCCGGTCTGTTTGCGTTTCTGATCTCATTCGACGAGGTCGTGATCTCCTATTTCGTGAGCAGCGTCCGCACACAGACCTTGCCGGTGAAAATGTACAGCACCATCCATTGGGAGATCTCGCCCGTGCTGGCGGCGATTTCGACCCTGCTGACGGTGCTCTCACTGGCCATTTGCCTGCTGGTCGCGTCTATGCAGAGGGAGCGCTGA
- a CDS encoding NAD(P)/FAD-dependent oxidoreductase gives MLAAAGQKVAVVGAGIVGVSCAFALQRLGMQVTLIDRLDPGEACSYGNAGVIATSSCLPLIMPGAIRKAPKWLISKDGPLAIDWRHLPQTTRWMARAVGFTTPAHVENTSRALRALHRDAVEDHFAQAREAACEDVLQRALYLYAYETEAGYRDDRAGWLMRRALGIEFEALNADELREAEPALAPIFVRGIRVGGHAIARNPGRLVKSLAAAFMARQGRVLRGEVRSIQPTAEGVVLFTEQGPVEVDQAVVAAGAWSAVLGRTLGHEFPLAAERGYHVSFANPGLTLNHAVMFAERKMVGTSMEQGLRIAGTAEFSAVDRPATPARAEAIERAAPRLFNHLNTAEPTRWMGPRPSLPDTLPVIGRSHLEPRVCFAFGHGHTGLTASATTARLVAAILTGQEPHIDISPFRPDRFPSRKQPAYPAAAAASHRTEPATM, from the coding sequence ATGTTGGCTGCTGCTGGGCAAAAGGTCGCCGTGGTGGGAGCGGGGATTGTCGGCGTCTCATGTGCATTCGCATTGCAGCGGCTCGGCATGCAGGTCACCCTTATCGACCGGCTGGATCCCGGCGAAGCGTGCTCCTACGGCAACGCTGGGGTGATCGCAACAAGCTCGTGCCTGCCATTGATCATGCCCGGTGCCATTCGTAAGGCACCGAAATGGCTCATATCAAAGGACGGCCCACTGGCAATCGACTGGCGTCACCTGCCGCAGACCACCCGCTGGATGGCAAGGGCCGTCGGGTTCACAACGCCTGCCCATGTGGAGAACACCTCACGCGCCTTGCGGGCATTGCACCGCGATGCGGTGGAGGATCACTTTGCCCAAGCGCGAGAAGCCGCTTGCGAGGACGTGCTGCAGCGCGCGCTCTATCTCTATGCGTATGAAACGGAAGCCGGCTACCGTGATGACCGCGCGGGATGGCTCATGCGCCGCGCCCTCGGCATCGAATTCGAGGCGCTGAATGCGGACGAGCTGCGCGAGGCAGAACCAGCCCTCGCGCCGATCTTCGTTCGCGGCATCCGCGTCGGCGGGCATGCCATTGCTCGAAATCCTGGCAGATTGGTGAAGAGCCTGGCTGCGGCCTTCATGGCAAGACAGGGCAGAGTTCTGCGCGGCGAGGTGCGTTCGATCCAACCCACCGCGGAGGGTGTCGTGCTCTTCACCGAGCAGGGCCCGGTTGAGGTAGATCAGGCGGTTGTTGCCGCAGGGGCCTGGTCGGCTGTGCTGGGCCGCACGCTCGGCCATGAATTTCCGCTGGCCGCCGAGCGCGGCTACCACGTGAGTTTCGCCAATCCCGGCCTTACACTCAACCATGCGGTGATGTTCGCCGAACGCAAGATGGTGGGCACCAGCATGGAGCAGGGCTTGCGGATCGCTGGAACCGCTGAATTCAGCGCGGTGGACAGGCCGGCAACGCCTGCCCGGGCCGAGGCGATCGAGCGGGCAGCGCCACGCCTGTTCAATCATCTCAACACGGCTGAGCCGACCCGCTGGATGGGACCGCGGCCGAGCCTTCCTGACACCCTGCCGGTGATCGGCCGCTCCCATTTGGAGCCGCGCGTCTGCTTCGCTTTCGGTCACGGCCACACCGGCTTGACCGCGAGCGCCACCACCGCGCGCCTGGTCGCTGCCATCCTCACCGGTCAGGAACCGCATATCGATATCTCACCCTTCCGGCCGGATCGCTTCCCGAGCCGGAAACAGCCCGCCTATCCCGCTGCAGCCGCGGCCAGCCACCGTACGGAACCCGCGACGATGTGA
- a CDS encoding ABC transporter substrate-binding protein codes for MTTRSKRGEGLTRRDFAKTAGILGAGVVAAPYVLRGREAWAQETIVYVSYGGSTQEAEEDIIVAAFMKETGINVVNASGPDLAKIKAQVQTGNVEWDLVTLIGSQAVAAGREGLLEKLDYSIIDASDMYMPVLEFTAPWYAYGGGIAYDPQRHAAGKFPTNWPEFWDAERFPGRRGLRSRPDENLEMALMADGVPAKELYPLDVDRAFASLDRIKPHVAKWIPETPQTITLLQQNEIDFVFTYSGRVEAAQRQGVSVNFVYENNIVTPSYLCVPKGTKHLKAAMTLANYFLRPDLQAGFCNRMGYSPVKRAATDLLTPEVRAKQPNLDAPGTAVTDIEWWADNFVEVNQRFKEWMIS; via the coding sequence ATGACGACCCGTTCGAAAAGGGGTGAGGGGCTTACCCGGCGAGATTTCGCCAAGACCGCCGGCATCCTCGGCGCAGGCGTGGTGGCCGCGCCCTATGTCCTCAGAGGTCGAGAGGCATGGGCACAGGAAACCATCGTCTATGTCTCCTATGGTGGCTCAACCCAGGAGGCGGAAGAGGACATCATCGTCGCCGCCTTCATGAAGGAGACGGGCATCAATGTGGTGAATGCCAGCGGGCCGGATCTCGCCAAGATCAAGGCCCAGGTCCAGACCGGCAATGTGGAATGGGACCTGGTGACCCTGATCGGCTCGCAGGCTGTGGCGGCAGGGCGCGAGGGCCTTCTGGAGAAGCTCGACTATTCCATCATCGATGCGAGCGACATGTATATGCCGGTCCTCGAGTTCACTGCGCCCTGGTATGCCTATGGCGGCGGGATTGCCTATGATCCTCAGCGTCATGCCGCCGGCAAATTCCCGACCAATTGGCCGGAATTTTGGGATGCCGAGCGCTTTCCGGGGCGCCGCGGCCTGCGCAGCCGGCCCGATGAGAATTTGGAAATGGCTTTGATGGCCGACGGCGTGCCCGCCAAGGAGCTCTATCCCCTGGATGTGGACCGGGCCTTCGCCTCGCTCGACCGTATTAAACCGCATGTGGCGAAGTGGATTCCGGAGACGCCGCAGACCATCACCCTTTTGCAGCAGAACGAGATCGACTTCGTCTTCACCTATAGCGGCCGGGTCGAAGCGGCCCAGCGCCAGGGCGTGTCGGTGAATTTCGTCTACGAGAACAACATCGTCACGCCGTCCTATCTGTGCGTGCCGAAGGGTACGAAGCACCTCAAGGCGGCGATGACGCTCGCGAATTACTTCCTGCGTCCGGACCTGCAAGCCGGCTTCTGCAATCGCATGGGCTACAGCCCGGTGAAGCGGGCCGCCACCGACCTGCTCACACCGGAAGTGCGCGCCAAGCAGCCGAATCTCGATGCGCCCGGCACGGCTGTAACCGACATTGAGTGGTGGGCCGACAATTTCGTCGAGGTCAACCAGCGCTTCAAGGAGTGGATGATCAGCTGA
- a CDS encoding ABC transporter substrate-binding protein encodes MTTQSKARRGPTRRDVIKTAGVVGAGVVTAPFLLSKDALANETIVWVSYGGSTQEAQEDTIVAAFKKETGIEVIAASGPDLAKIKAQVQTGNVEWDMVNLIGSQAVAAGREGLLEKLDYSIVDVSDLYLPALEFTAPWYAYGGGIAFDPKRHPAGKHPTTWPEFWDVEKFPGRRGLRSRPDENLEMALMADGVPAKELYPLDVDRAFASLDRIKPHVAKWIAETPQTISLLQQNEIDFVFTYSGRVEAAQRQGVSVDYVYENNIVTPSYLCVPKGTKHLKAAMTLANYFLRPDLQAAFCNRMGYSPVKRAATALLTPEVRAHQPDLDAPGTAITDVQWWADNFTEVNERFKEWMIS; translated from the coding sequence ATGACGACCCAATCCAAAGCGAGGCGAGGTCCCACGCGGCGTGATGTGATCAAGACGGCTGGCGTGGTTGGCGCCGGTGTCGTTACCGCGCCGTTCCTTCTCTCGAAGGACGCGCTCGCCAATGAGACCATCGTTTGGGTCTCCTATGGCGGGTCGACCCAGGAGGCGCAGGAGGACACCATCGTTGCGGCCTTCAAAAAGGAAACCGGCATCGAGGTGATCGCGGCGAGCGGTCCTGACCTCGCCAAGATCAAAGCCCAGGTGCAGACCGGCAATGTCGAGTGGGACATGGTCAACCTGATCGGCTCGCAAGCTGTGGCGGCCGGCCGCGAAGGCCTATTGGAAAAGCTCGACTATTCCATCGTCGATGTGTCCGATCTCTACCTGCCCGCTTTGGAGTTCACAGCACCCTGGTATGCTTATGGCGGCGGCATTGCCTTCGATCCGAAGCGGCATCCTGCGGGCAAACACCCAACCACATGGCCGGAATTTTGGGATGTGGAGAAGTTCCCGGGCCGCCGCGGCCTGCGCAGCCGGCCCGACGAGAATTTGGAAATGGCGCTGATGGCCGATGGCGTTCCGGCCAAGGAGCTCTACCCTCTCGATGTGGATCGCGCCTTTGCCTCCCTCGACCGCATCAAGCCGCATGTGGCCAAATGGATTGCAGAAACGCCCCAGACCATCAGCCTGCTCCAGCAGAACGAGATCGATTTCGTTTTCACCTATAGCGGCCGCGTGGAGGCCGCACAGCGGCAGGGTGTGTCGGTCGATTATGTCTATGAGAACAATATCGTCACGCCGTCCTATCTCTGCGTTCCCAAGGGTACGAAGCATCTCAAGGCGGCGATGACGCTTGCCAATTATTTCCTGCGCCCGGACCTTCAGGCGGCGTTCTGTAATCGCATGGGCTACAGCCCGGTGAAACGGGCAGCGACCGCATTGCTCACGCCGGAAGTGCGCGCGCACCAGCCCGATCTCGACGCGCCGGGAACGGCGATCACCGATGTCCAGTGGTGGGCCGATAATTTCACCGAGGTCAATGAACGTTTCAAGGAATGGATGATCAGCTAG
- a CDS encoding acetate--CoA ligase family protein, with protein MHDRPAMTDDQQEKGAASSPAGRVARLRHLLRPRSIAVIGASDRDGSFGKRLLSAIRSGRYAGTVYPVNPRYEQLDGLTCYPSLDALPEVPDLAAFAVADQQAPSLLEEAAEIGIPAAALFGRGYAPPGEMSSTQRLSAIARTAGMAVCGNNCMGFVNIVDGLKISGNPPPIPDHPGTIGLISHSGSTWSGLVGNQRQLVFNYAISAGQEIATTMADYLEFLLDQPETRVIGCIMETVRDPEGFIAAAERADVRGIPIIALKLGRSEQGRQFALAHSGALSGSDAVYGAVLERHNIVRVRTVDEFVNTLELFSTPRRPSAAGIGIVTDSGGERELIVDIASDVGAPFAKVRPETEQRLAQVLDPGMSPLNPVDSYGDGRTLLEDCLRVLADDPEVGIVALATNLVAGRAYADEAARAISEAAAATAKPALLFGHVESAMSHKHAADLRAKGIPVLLGTASALSAMTHLITWHQRKDPATRGVAKPTADLPSREEISALIAADGPGALSARTAAQLMDRCHLPRAASRFVETRENAVAAAEDLGFPVVMKTANPAILHKTEHGGVLLNIASSSAAAEAYDQIRQRCGPLVEIQKQIAGGTELILGMTYDPQFGPAVTLGLGGILTELLSDAVTFLPPVTPDGARQFLERLKGYPLLTGFRGSPPADLAALCELIARFSTFCASYGALFSEIDLNPIKAGPDGAVAVDALFIPSQGSQAERAVA; from the coding sequence ATGCACGACCGACCGGCGATGACAGACGACCAGCAAGAGAAGGGAGCCGCCTCGTCCCCGGCCGGGAGAGTGGCACGCCTGCGCCATCTTCTCCGTCCCCGGTCGATCGCGGTGATCGGCGCCTCCGATCGCGACGGCTCCTTCGGCAAGCGCCTGCTCTCAGCCATTCGCAGCGGTCGCTATGCCGGCACAGTCTATCCGGTCAATCCGCGTTATGAGCAACTGGACGGGCTGACCTGCTATCCGAGCCTCGATGCTTTGCCTGAGGTGCCAGACCTCGCTGCCTTCGCCGTGGCAGATCAGCAGGCACCCTCTCTCCTGGAAGAGGCGGCCGAAATCGGGATTCCCGCCGCTGCTCTGTTCGGCCGCGGCTATGCCCCGCCTGGCGAGATGTCCTCAACCCAGCGCCTGTCAGCCATCGCTCGTACGGCCGGCATGGCCGTCTGCGGCAATAACTGCATGGGCTTCGTCAATATTGTCGACGGCCTGAAGATCTCCGGTAATCCCCCGCCCATTCCGGATCATCCGGGCACGATCGGCCTCATCTCCCATAGCGGCTCCACCTGGTCCGGCCTTGTCGGCAATCAGCGCCAGCTCGTGTTCAATTACGCGATCTCCGCGGGCCAAGAGATCGCCACCACCATGGCCGATTACCTGGAATTCCTCCTCGATCAGCCAGAGACCCGCGTCATCGGCTGCATCATGGAGACCGTGCGCGATCCGGAAGGCTTCATCGCGGCGGCAGAGCGGGCCGATGTCCGCGGCATCCCCATCATCGCGTTGAAGCTCGGTCGCTCCGAACAGGGACGCCAATTCGCCCTCGCCCATAGCGGAGCGCTCAGCGGCTCGGATGCGGTCTATGGCGCGGTCTTAGAACGCCACAATATCGTCCGCGTCCGCACGGTCGATGAGTTCGTTAACACGCTGGAACTGTTCAGCACCCCCCGCAGGCCCTCCGCTGCGGGCATCGGCATCGTGACGGATTCCGGCGGGGAACGGGAGCTGATCGTGGACATCGCCTCCGATGTCGGCGCGCCTTTCGCCAAGGTAAGGCCTGAGACCGAGCAGCGGTTGGCACAGGTGCTCGATCCCGGCATGAGCCCTCTCAACCCGGTCGATTCCTATGGCGATGGCCGCACCCTGCTCGAGGATTGCCTGCGGGTGCTGGCCGATGATCCCGAGGTCGGGATCGTCGCGCTGGCCACCAATCTGGTTGCCGGCCGCGCCTATGCGGACGAAGCCGCCCGCGCGATCAGCGAGGCCGCGGCCGCAACCGCCAAGCCCGCGCTCCTGTTCGGGCATGTGGAAAGCGCGATGAGCCACAAGCACGCCGCGGATCTGCGCGCGAAGGGCATCCCGGTGCTGCTTGGCACGGCGAGCGCGCTTTCGGCCATGACCCATCTGATCACGTGGCATCAGCGCAAGGATCCGGCGACCCGCGGCGTCGCAAAGCCGACGGCGGATCTGCCCTCCCGCGAGGAGATTTCAGCACTCATCGCCGCTGACGGGCCGGGTGCTCTTTCCGCCAGGACCGCCGCCCAGCTCATGGATCGCTGCCACCTGCCCCGTGCGGCGAGCCGGTTCGTGGAGACCCGCGAGAATGCTGTGGCCGCTGCCGAAGACTTGGGCTTTCCGGTGGTCATGAAGACGGCGAACCCTGCGATCCTGCACAAGACCGAGCATGGCGGGGTCCTCCTCAACATCGCGAGCAGCAGTGCAGCGGCGGAAGCCTACGACCAGATCAGGCAGCGCTGCGGGCCTCTGGTCGAAATTCAAAAGCAGATCGCGGGTGGAACAGAGCTCATTCTGGGCATGACCTATGATCCGCAATTCGGCCCGGCTGTTACCCTTGGCCTCGGAGGCATCCTGACCGAATTGCTCAGCGATGCCGTCACCTTTCTCCCGCCGGTCACGCCCGATGGCGCACGACAATTTCTCGAACGGCTGAAGGGATATCCGCTGCTCACCGGCTTTCGCGGCAGCCCGCCCGCCGATCTCGCAGCCCTCTGTGAGCTGATCGCGCGGTTCTCCACCTTTTGCGCAAGCTATGGCGCGCTGTTCTCCGAGATCGACCTTAACCCCATCAAGGCGGGGCCGGATGGCGCTGTTGCTGTCGATGCGCTGTTCATCCCCTCGCAAGGATCCCAAGCTGAAAGGGCAGTTGCATGA
- a CDS encoding enoyl-CoA hydratase/isomerase family protein, with translation MEQASLLSERRGPILSLTLNRPHRLNALDHELRQSIADAIESANGDPEIRVLTFTGTGTHAFSAGQDLHESGALKPADGPVWMAGWVRYFSAFARATKPLIMAVNGVAAGGGLETALLGDLRIASRNARFLMAEADIGLPAIVGQHLLKIHLGLSRATELVLTARTLNAGEALEIGLLHRVVDESDLPEAAAEMARLLAEKPPLAMQLTVGRFREVLLPALADAEQASARYQSEAVASGEPQQAMQAFLARRQRRQSVDA, from the coding sequence GTGGAACAAGCGTCTCTCCTGTCCGAGCGTCGAGGACCAATTCTCAGTCTGACGCTGAACCGGCCACACCGGCTCAATGCGCTCGATCACGAGCTGCGCCAAAGCATTGCCGACGCCATCGAGAGCGCCAATGGCGACCCGGAGATCCGCGTTCTCACCTTTACCGGAACGGGGACCCACGCCTTCTCGGCCGGCCAGGACTTGCATGAAAGCGGCGCGCTGAAACCAGCCGATGGGCCCGTCTGGATGGCGGGATGGGTCCGCTATTTCTCGGCGTTCGCGCGGGCCACCAAGCCCCTGATCATGGCGGTCAATGGGGTTGCTGCGGGAGGTGGGCTCGAGACCGCATTGCTGGGTGATCTCCGTATCGCATCAAGAAATGCCCGTTTCCTCATGGCGGAGGCCGATATCGGCCTGCCGGCCATTGTCGGCCAGCATCTGCTCAAGATTCATCTTGGTCTCTCCCGCGCCACGGAGCTGGTGCTGACCGCACGCACTCTGAACGCAGGCGAAGCCCTTGAGATCGGGCTCCTCCATCGGGTGGTCGATGAAAGCGATTTGCCGGAGGCTGCGGCCGAGATGGCGCGCCTCCTCGCCGAGAAGCCACCGCTGGCAATGCAGCTGACCGTCGGACGATTTCGCGAGGTTCTGCTCCCAGCCCTTGCCGACGCCGAGCAGGCATCAGCGCGCTATCAAAGCGAGGCCGTGGCCAGCGGCGAGCCGCAGCAAGCCATGCAGGCCTTTCTCGCCCGTCGCCAAAGGCGGCAGTCGGTTGACGCGTGA